In Oceaniferula marina, the following proteins share a genomic window:
- a CDS encoding ATP-binding protein: MDIQTHDFETLGSFYLGRGYDLKQGKLQDRLTLYDSKDLVTHGVVLGMTGSGKTGLCLSILEEAAMDNVPAIIIDPKGDIANLMLTFPDFRGSDFRPWINEDDARKKNLSADEYAEQTAQKWKQGIGEWGQSPDRVRTLQNKVDINIFTPGSKAGIPVSILSSLEAPPFEVLDDGELLGDRIESTVSSLLSLLGEDADPIQSPEAILLGSLFGHCWKREENLSLESIIRYLQKPPFDTVGVIDIESFMPAKERQKLALKFNALLASPSFSSWLDGPPLDIDTMLHAPDGKPRISIFSIAHLSDAERMFFVSLLFNQMLAWMRAQNGTTSLRALLYMDEIYGYLPPSQNPPSKKPLMTMLKQGRAFGLGVLLATQNPVDLDYKALSNIGTWWLGRLQTERDKARVLDGLEGAAASQDGGFDRAEMEQLLAGLGARIFLMNNVHESAPEIFHVRWVMSYLCGPLTRRKIKQLMDPKRHAFEASSVVTPTTPSNPMAIPQKRETSSRSARPVVGNSVVEYFLPVINEAERVEYQPALLREARVHFTSSKYKLDGSRILRTCNPMLESSIDWDNPINIPHPVAAMSNSPEEGAGFAALPGYAMNAANYKQVKKDFITHIYHHERIELFHSPLLKSYSQLGESEGTFRGRLAQHARELRDQAVDKLRDKYAGKIRTKVNQRERAEHTLAREEAESSSANWQTGAKILGGLLGGLFGGRRSSTSTTINSATRAYKQRSDVKLAEKKIAAIQEDIDELQAELADEIEELESRFNPTEVELETVSVKPYKKNIHVNSTALLWLPYDEHGQALWG, encoded by the coding sequence ATGGATATTCAAACCCATGATTTTGAAACTCTGGGATCGTTCTACTTGGGACGTGGCTATGACCTGAAACAAGGAAAGCTACAGGACCGACTGACCCTCTATGACTCCAAAGACCTGGTCACCCACGGTGTGGTCCTAGGCATGACGGGATCCGGAAAAACCGGCTTGTGCCTGTCCATCCTCGAAGAGGCAGCCATGGACAACGTGCCGGCGATCATTATCGACCCCAAGGGAGACATTGCCAATCTGATGCTCACCTTCCCCGATTTTCGAGGATCCGATTTCCGACCGTGGATCAATGAAGACGATGCCCGTAAGAAAAATCTCTCCGCTGATGAATACGCCGAACAAACCGCCCAAAAATGGAAACAAGGCATTGGAGAGTGGGGGCAATCCCCCGATCGTGTCCGAACCTTGCAAAACAAAGTGGACATCAATATTTTCACTCCCGGCAGCAAGGCTGGTATTCCCGTCTCTATTCTCAGCTCTCTCGAGGCACCGCCGTTCGAGGTGCTCGATGACGGCGAACTCCTCGGGGACCGGATCGAGAGCACAGTCAGCTCGCTGCTATCGCTGCTGGGTGAGGATGCCGACCCCATCCAAAGCCCCGAAGCCATTTTGCTCGGTTCCTTGTTCGGCCACTGCTGGAAGCGGGAAGAAAACCTGAGTCTGGAATCGATCATCCGCTATTTGCAAAAACCGCCCTTCGACACCGTAGGCGTGATCGATATCGAGTCGTTTATGCCCGCCAAGGAGCGTCAGAAGCTGGCACTGAAATTCAACGCCCTCCTGGCCTCCCCGAGTTTTTCCAGTTGGCTCGATGGGCCACCGCTCGATATCGACACCATGCTACACGCGCCCGATGGCAAACCACGCATCTCGATTTTTTCCATCGCCCATCTCAGTGATGCCGAGCGCATGTTTTTTGTCAGCCTGCTTTTCAACCAAATGCTGGCATGGATGCGGGCGCAAAACGGCACCACCAGCCTACGCGCCCTACTCTATATGGATGAAATTTACGGCTACCTGCCACCCAGCCAAAACCCACCGAGTAAAAAGCCTCTGATGACCATGCTTAAACAAGGACGGGCCTTCGGTCTGGGTGTCTTGCTCGCCACCCAAAACCCGGTCGACCTCGATTACAAGGCCCTCTCGAATATTGGGACCTGGTGGCTGGGCCGTCTGCAAACCGAACGCGACAAAGCCAGAGTGCTCGATGGCCTGGAAGGAGCTGCCGCATCCCAGGACGGAGGATTCGATCGCGCCGAAATGGAACAGCTCCTCGCCGGGCTGGGAGCCAGAATCTTTCTCATGAACAACGTGCATGAAAGTGCCCCTGAAATTTTTCATGTGCGTTGGGTGATGAGCTACCTCTGCGGCCCGCTGACCCGTCGCAAAATCAAACAACTGATGGACCCCAAACGCCACGCCTTTGAGGCCTCCAGCGTGGTCACGCCGACAACGCCATCCAACCCGATGGCCATACCGCAGAAGCGTGAAACGAGCAGCCGCTCAGCCCGCCCGGTCGTAGGTAACAGCGTGGTCGAATACTTTCTGCCGGTGATCAACGAGGCTGAACGAGTGGAATACCAACCGGCACTCCTACGCGAAGCCCGGGTGCATTTCACCTCCAGCAAATACAAACTCGACGGCTCACGCATCCTGCGCACCTGCAACCCGATGCTCGAAAGCAGTATCGATTGGGACAACCCGATCAACATCCCCCACCCCGTCGCTGCGATGTCGAACTCGCCGGAAGAAGGTGCCGGATTTGCCGCCCTGCCAGGCTATGCAATGAATGCGGCAAACTACAAGCAGGTCAAAAAAGACTTCATCACCCACATCTACCACCACGAACGAATCGAACTCTTCCACAGCCCCCTGCTCAAATCCTACTCCCAACTCGGGGAGTCAGAAGGCACGTTCCGTGGTAGGCTCGCCCAACACGCCCGAGAGCTACGTGATCAAGCCGTGGATAAGCTGCGCGATAAATACGCTGGGAAAATCAGAACCAAGGTGAATCAACGGGAACGCGCAGAGCACACGCTCGCCCGCGAAGAAGCCGAATCCAGCTCAGCCAACTGGCAAACCGGTGCGAAAATCCTCGGCGGGCTGCTCGGAGGGCTCTTTGGCGGCCGCCGCAGCTCAACCTCCACCACCATCAACAGCGCCACGCGAGCCTACAAACAACGCAGCGATGTCAAACTCGCCGAAAAGAAAATTGCCGCCATCCAGGAAGATATCGACGAACTCCAAGCCGAACTGGCCGATGAAATCGAAGAACTCGAATCACGCTTCAACCCCACCGAAGTGGAGCTCGAAACTGTCAGCGTCAAACCCTACAAAAAAAATATCCACGTCAACAGCACCGCCCTGCTCTGGCTTCCTTACGATGAGCACGGCCAAGCACTCTGGGGGTAG
- a CDS encoding muramidase family protein — MKTISLISTMLVLPAASLLAQGQSELDLLKARIDVQERRISQLESALSRLNTGAVTSTTAPKKAAAPAKKAPVAHAGEYTVKQGDTLTRIAARHQTSVEAIKQVNGLKSDGLMVGQKLRLPAAQSAAAKTTQPVPAKKAEVASKAPAKAPAPQLTGKYKVKAGDTFYGIARRYNMSEATLQAANPTAVPTRLQIGQELLIDAKAKPASKPAAPVAKSNANKPIDKPVVKKTAMAKSSTPAPAPKKRSSIRTITVNEQMTYGAFANRHGASTSQLNSLNGLNLSKSTMLAKGSELYVPEF, encoded by the coding sequence ATGAAAACCATCTCCCTTATTTCAACCATGTTGGTTCTGCCTGCGGCTTCCCTTTTGGCCCAAGGTCAGAGTGAGCTTGATTTATTGAAGGCGCGGATTGACGTCCAAGAGCGTCGGATCAGCCAGCTTGAGAGTGCCTTGAGTCGCTTGAATACTGGTGCTGTGACTTCAACCACGGCCCCGAAGAAGGCGGCAGCGCCTGCAAAGAAGGCTCCTGTAGCCCATGCGGGGGAATACACCGTGAAGCAGGGGGACACCCTGACCCGGATTGCTGCGCGTCATCAAACGAGCGTGGAGGCGATCAAGCAGGTGAATGGATTAAAAAGCGATGGCCTGATGGTTGGGCAAAAACTTCGCTTGCCAGCAGCGCAGTCGGCAGCAGCAAAGACTACGCAACCGGTACCTGCAAAGAAAGCGGAAGTTGCCAGTAAGGCTCCCGCCAAGGCCCCGGCTCCGCAGCTGACGGGGAAATACAAGGTGAAAGCCGGAGATACCTTTTACGGGATTGCTCGCCGATACAACATGAGTGAAGCCACCTTACAGGCTGCGAACCCAACAGCGGTTCCCACACGTTTGCAAATTGGCCAGGAGTTGCTCATTGATGCCAAGGCAAAGCCTGCGAGCAAGCCTGCAGCTCCTGTGGCCAAGTCGAATGCGAACAAGCCAATCGATAAGCCGGTGGTAAAAAAGACAGCCATGGCTAAGTCTTCGACTCCGGCGCCCGCTCCGAAAAAGAGAAGCTCGATCCGGACGATTACGGTGAATGAGCAGATGACCTATGGTGCATTTGCTAATCGGCATGGTGCGAGCACTTCGCAGCTGAACTCGCTGAATGGCTTGAACCTGAGTAAGAGCACGATGTTAGCCAAGGGCTCCGAGTTGTATGTGCCGGAGTTTTAG
- the fdhD gene encoding formate dehydrogenase accessory sulfurtransferase FdhD, protein MSAGPCGAREEIGLLSESAHARKAGMNQLGKEYELGQGNSSGVEDAVDAVAVEEPLQITVDGTPVAVVMRTPGADRDLVSGFLLSEGLVDSLNQVVNIDLERQLNHAYVFLADDVVLDHHRLSRNLFSASSCGICGKASIEAIHCQAPAMDSDLVVPIEVLLALPERMREAQAGFEHTGGLHAAALFSVEGDLLVLREDVGRHNAIDKVIGAAVAGGIDLSRTLVQVSGRVSFEVMQKALVARVPVVSAISAPSSLAVDFARESGQVLVGFLRPPHFNVYAGRERVKCGT, encoded by the coding sequence TTGTCTGCTGGCCCCTGTGGGGCTCGTGAGGAAATCGGGTTGCTCTCGGAATCAGCCCACGCTAGAAAAGCCGGTATGAATCAGCTGGGTAAGGAGTATGAGCTTGGGCAGGGTAACTCGAGTGGGGTGGAGGATGCCGTGGATGCGGTTGCGGTTGAGGAGCCGTTGCAGATCACGGTTGACGGCACTCCGGTGGCGGTGGTGATGCGCACGCCGGGTGCCGACCGGGATTTGGTGTCCGGTTTTTTGCTTTCCGAGGGCTTGGTGGATTCGCTGAACCAGGTGGTCAATATTGATTTGGAACGTCAGCTCAACCACGCTTACGTTTTTTTGGCAGATGATGTGGTTTTGGACCATCATCGGCTGAGTCGGAATTTGTTTAGTGCGTCGTCGTGCGGCATTTGTGGCAAAGCGAGTATCGAGGCGATTCATTGTCAGGCGCCGGCGATGGATTCCGATCTGGTGGTGCCAATCGAGGTGTTGCTGGCTTTGCCGGAGCGCATGCGCGAGGCTCAGGCCGGGTTTGAGCATACCGGTGGGCTGCATGCTGCGGCGTTGTTCAGTGTCGAGGGTGATCTTTTGGTTCTGCGTGAGGATGTGGGTCGCCACAATGCGATCGACAAGGTGATTGGAGCTGCGGTGGCTGGGGGGATCGACTTGTCCCGGACGCTGGTGCAGGTATCCGGTCGGGTTTCCTTTGAGGTGATGCAAAAAGCCTTGGTCGCCCGGGTTCCGGTGGTGAGTGCCATTTCCGCGCCATCATCGCTGGCGGTTGATTTTGCCAGGGAGAGCGGGCAGGTGCTGGTCGGGTTTTTACGTCCACCTCATTTCAACGTCTATGCCGGGCGGGAGCGGGTGAAGTGTGGTACATAA
- a CDS encoding Bax inhibitor-1/YccA family protein, with translation MQTSYANPYTVAAQPVDIRAAFIRKTYGHLAGAILAFALVETALLSIPGIGDTVFRMLGTSSFSWLIVLGVFMFVSHIANKWALSSTSLKTQYMGLGLYIVAEALIFLPLLLMAQYMTKDNSLILKAGGVTALLFAGLTLIAFTTKKDFSFLGGILKVGGLIALGVIVIAVVFPQAVGLGLWFSVIMVAFAAACILYNTSNIIHHYGTEQYVAASLGLFASVALLFWYVLQIFMSRE, from the coding sequence ATGCAAACGTCATACGCCAATCCGTACACCGTCGCAGCCCAACCCGTAGATATCCGGGCAGCCTTCATCCGTAAGACCTACGGCCATCTCGCCGGAGCGATCCTTGCCTTTGCCTTGGTCGAAACCGCCCTGCTTTCGATTCCGGGGATCGGCGACACCGTCTTTCGTATGCTCGGAACCAGCAGCTTCAGCTGGCTGATCGTACTCGGAGTCTTCATGTTTGTCTCTCACATCGCCAACAAGTGGGCACTCAGTTCAACCAGCTTGAAAACCCAATATATGGGACTCGGCCTCTACATTGTGGCAGAAGCCTTGATCTTCCTGCCGCTTTTGCTGATGGCCCAGTACATGACCAAGGACAACTCACTGATTCTCAAAGCGGGTGGCGTCACCGCCCTACTCTTTGCCGGTCTCACTCTGATTGCCTTCACCACCAAAAAAGATTTCTCCTTCCTCGGAGGCATCCTCAAGGTTGGCGGACTCATCGCCCTTGGCGTGATTGTCATCGCGGTTGTTTTCCCCCAGGCTGTCGGACTGGGCCTCTGGTTCTCCGTGATCATGGTGGCCTTTGCCGCCGCCTGTATTCTTTACAACACCAGCAACATCATCCACCACTACGGCACAGAACAATACGTTGCAGCCTCTCTCGGGCTGTTCGCCAGTGTGGCCCTACTGTTCTGGTATGTGCTGCAGATATTTATGTCGCGCGAATAG
- a CDS encoding HdeD family acid-resistance protein produces MTQPSDHSPDTAPDTPDTPGAPAHGAIEQNDPLAQSVKKGAGWVITLGIATILLGLFALSSPFYVGIAIQYFVGAALAVGGIFQIIHAFKAGVAHSVFAIISGVLAIACGGLMLAKPILGLGVITLFLIAYFMADGMIKIIQAFKIRPRAGWGWILVSGVITLLLGLVLWRNWPVSGALALGILFGINLIFDGWAMIFTGTTVRGAIKTGDRNSVKNN; encoded by the coding sequence ATGACACAGCCCTCTGATCACAGCCCAGACACTGCTCCAGACACTCCAGACACTCCAGGTGCCCCCGCCCATGGGGCCATAGAACAGAACGATCCCCTTGCGCAATCGGTCAAAAAAGGAGCGGGATGGGTCATCACCCTTGGCATTGCCACGATTCTTCTTGGTTTGTTTGCCCTCAGCTCCCCCTTCTACGTCGGCATCGCCATCCAGTACTTTGTCGGAGCCGCGCTCGCGGTTGGTGGGATCTTCCAAATCATCCACGCTTTCAAAGCTGGGGTAGCCCATTCCGTATTCGCCATCATCAGTGGTGTGTTGGCCATCGCCTGCGGTGGCCTGATGCTGGCCAAACCCATCCTCGGGCTTGGCGTCATCACCCTCTTTCTCATCGCCTACTTCATGGCCGACGGCATGATCAAAATCATCCAGGCGTTCAAAATCAGGCCGAGAGCCGGCTGGGGCTGGATTCTTGTCAGCGGTGTCATCACTCTGCTGCTGGGGCTAGTGCTCTGGCGCAACTGGCCAGTCTCTGGCGCCCTCGCCCTCGGTATCCTCTTTGGTATCAACCTGATCTTCGACGGCTGGGCCATGATCTTCACCGGAACCACCGTCCGCGGAGCCATCAAAACCGGTGACAGGAATTCCGTAAAAAACAACTAG
- a CDS encoding cytochrome c oxidase subunit I, producing MSDHDDHHHDPGFIRKYVFSTDHKVIGLQYGFTALCFLLFGFYLMMVMRWSIAYPNEPLPVWMSWLFTEDWKAQWLSDGKLPGETYNMFGAMHGTIMVFLGVVPLGFGAFGNYVTPLQIGAPDMAFPRLNMASYWIYLIGGIMMCGSFFMESGAAKSGWTNYPPLSFFADSQYPHQFWTGQTQWLLGLVMLITSSLLGSVNFITTIINLRAKGLTWMRMPFFVWAMLVTGFLLLLSFPPLEVAGIMQVVDRMFGSSFFQPSGLYHQQIGLSDASGGGSPLLFQHLFWFLGHPEVYVLLLPAIACVAEIIPANTRRPIWGYKSMVYGVLVLGFLSFIVWAHHMYMTGMGPAVSTFFQTTTTLISIPSVILLTCLLISLWGGSIRFTPAMMWACAFLPMFGIGGLTGLPLAFNLVDLYLHDTYYVIGHFHYVVAPGILFGLFAGIHHWYPKISGRFMSKKLNHLHFWPSLILMNTLFFPMLIQGMAGFHRRWYNGGDAYLTADPDSANVFGKTVAEYIDLNIMMSWSAWLLCAAQIPFIINVLGAWKFGKKVESDNPWNACSLEWATPTPPGHGNFIEEPIAYRGSYEYGRPDMEEDFLPQWQKPAEEPTKG from the coding sequence ATGAGCGACCACGACGACCACCACCACGACCCCGGTTTTATCCGGAAGTATGTTTTTTCGACCGATCACAAGGTGATTGGCCTTCAGTATGGTTTTACCGCGCTGTGTTTTTTGTTGTTTGGTTTCTATCTGATGATGGTGATGCGTTGGAGTATCGCTTACCCGAACGAGCCCCTGCCGGTGTGGATGAGCTGGTTATTTACCGAGGACTGGAAGGCACAGTGGCTGAGTGACGGCAAGCTTCCGGGGGAAACCTATAATATGTTTGGTGCGATGCACGGAACCATCATGGTGTTCCTCGGAGTGGTGCCGCTTGGGTTTGGAGCCTTTGGTAACTATGTGACGCCCTTGCAGATTGGTGCGCCTGATATGGCCTTTCCCCGACTGAACATGGCAAGTTACTGGATCTACCTGATCGGTGGTATCATGATGTGCGGAAGCTTTTTCATGGAGTCCGGTGCTGCCAAGTCCGGTTGGACCAACTATCCGCCACTCTCCTTTTTTGCAGACTCCCAATATCCACACCAGTTCTGGACCGGGCAGACCCAGTGGTTGCTTGGTCTGGTGATGCTGATTACCTCATCGCTCTTGGGGTCGGTGAACTTTATTACCACGATTATCAACCTGCGGGCCAAAGGTCTGACCTGGATGCGGATGCCCTTCTTTGTCTGGGCGATGTTGGTGACCGGATTCCTTTTGCTGCTCTCCTTCCCGCCATTGGAAGTGGCCGGGATCATGCAGGTTGTCGACCGGATGTTTGGCTCGAGTTTTTTCCAGCCGAGTGGCTTGTATCATCAGCAGATTGGATTGTCGGATGCCTCCGGCGGTGGTAGCCCTTTGTTGTTCCAGCACTTGTTCTGGTTCCTTGGTCATCCGGAAGTGTATGTCTTGCTGCTACCGGCGATTGCCTGTGTGGCGGAAATCATCCCGGCGAATACGCGTCGCCCGATCTGGGGATACAAATCCATGGTTTACGGTGTGTTGGTGCTCGGCTTCCTGTCGTTTATTGTGTGGGCACACCACATGTATATGACGGGGATGGGACCTGCGGTTTCCACCTTCTTCCAGACGACAACGACGCTTATTTCGATTCCTTCGGTGATATTGCTGACCTGCTTATTGATTTCGCTTTGGGGAGGATCGATTCGATTCACACCGGCGATGATGTGGGCCTGTGCTTTCCTGCCGATGTTTGGCATTGGTGGTCTGACCGGTCTGCCGCTTGCCTTCAACCTGGTGGACTTGTATCTCCACGATACCTATTATGTGATTGGGCACTTCCACTACGTGGTGGCTCCCGGGATTTTGTTTGGTCTGTTTGCTGGTATTCACCACTGGTATCCGAAGATTTCGGGTCGATTCATGAGCAAGAAGCTCAACCATCTGCACTTCTGGCCATCCTTGATTTTGATGAACACCTTGTTCTTCCCCATGCTGATCCAGGGTATGGCCGGATTCCACCGCCGTTGGTATAACGGTGGGGATGCTTACCTGACCGCTGACCCCGACAGTGCGAACGTGTTTGGCAAGACCGTGGCGGAATACATCGATCTGAACATCATGATGTCATGGTCGGCCTGGTTGCTTTGTGCGGCTCAAATCCCCTTCATCATCAATGTTCTGGGTGCTTGGAAATTTGGTAAGAAGGTCGAGAGCGACAACCCATGGAATGCCTGCTCACTCGAATGGGCGACCCCGACGCCTCCAGGTCACGGAAACTTTATCGAAGAACCGATCGCTTACCGTGGATCCTACGAATACGGACGCCCCGATATGGAAGAGGACTTCCTTCCCCAGTGGCAGAAACCAGCCGAAGAGCCAACAAAAGGGTAA